A single genomic interval of Hyphomicrobium methylovorum harbors:
- the rpmB gene encoding 50S ribosomal protein L28: MTRRCELTGTLPLSGQNRSHAENKSKRKFRPNLCKVTLISDVLNRKVRLRITARALKSVEHRGGLDAFLIKADNDELSADCLKLKREIQKVQAAKAAA; the protein is encoded by the coding sequence ATGACCAGGCGTTGTGAACTGACCGGCACTCTTCCGCTGTCAGGTCAAAACAGGAGCCACGCAGAGAACAAGTCGAAGCGCAAGTTTCGTCCGAACCTCTGCAAAGTCACGCTGATCAGCGATGTGCTGAACCGGAAAGTGCGCTTGCGCATCACGGCTCGCGCGCTGAAGTCCGTTGAGCACCGCGGTGGCCTCGATGCCTTCCTGATCAAGGCAGACAACGACGAGCTGTCGGCGGATTGCCTCAAGCTGAAGCGCGAAATTCAGAAAGTGCAGGCCGCCAAGGCCGCCGCTTAA
- a CDS encoding esterase-like activity of phytase family protein has translation MKYWRSRPSTAVVAAAVLAALTQLAIPAGVLADSGTHAATEKSGAPIRIDASPIRNFARFDDAANTNDLGKVTFRGGLVLSSPSPDFGGWSALLLDDEAKSLFAISDVGTWLSGRIVYDGTSPSAITDARLGPLQTPDGDLSGRKRDSDSEAVALESGTIANGTILIGFERRHRITRYSGSSAGVISRGGGLPLPASARKMRSNQGIEALTVLKGGPYKGAPIAFSERLYDASRNHTGWLWTKKGPQKLYLKNIGDFDVTDVSSLDDGTLFVLERRFRWTEGVKMRLRRIPAGDVTPGRTMQGEILLEADLKSQIDNMEGLAVTRLKTGEVLVTMISDDNFSHLIQRTLLLQFTVNEAGHAKARP, from the coding sequence TTGAAGTATTGGCGATCAAGACCGAGCACGGCTGTTGTTGCGGCGGCGGTACTTGCGGCGTTGACCCAGTTGGCCATTCCGGCGGGCGTTCTTGCCGATTCTGGTACGCACGCCGCCACTGAGAAATCCGGCGCGCCGATCAGGATCGACGCATCCCCCATTCGCAATTTCGCGCGCTTCGACGACGCCGCGAACACGAATGATCTCGGCAAGGTGACGTTTCGCGGCGGTCTCGTTCTCAGTTCGCCGTCGCCGGACTTCGGCGGATGGTCCGCCTTATTGCTGGACGATGAGGCCAAGTCGCTGTTCGCGATCTCAGATGTCGGAACATGGTTGAGCGGGAGAATTGTGTACGACGGCACGAGCCCGAGCGCGATTACGGATGCGCGCCTGGGACCGTTGCAAACGCCAGACGGCGATCTGTCGGGCCGGAAGCGCGATAGCGACTCCGAGGCGGTTGCGCTCGAAAGCGGTACGATCGCGAATGGCACGATCCTCATCGGGTTCGAGCGTCGTCACAGGATCACGCGCTATTCCGGATCGTCCGCAGGCGTCATTTCTCGTGGCGGCGGCCTTCCACTCCCTGCGAGCGCACGAAAGATGCGTTCAAACCAGGGTATCGAAGCGCTAACGGTGCTGAAGGGCGGACCCTACAAAGGCGCGCCGATCGCGTTCTCAGAGCGCCTTTATGATGCGTCGCGCAATCACACGGGCTGGCTGTGGACCAAGAAAGGCCCACAGAAGCTGTACCTCAAGAACATCGGTGACTTCGACGTTACCGACGTGTCGAGCCTGGACGACGGGACGCTCTTCGTGTTGGAGCGCAGATTCCGCTGGACCGAGGGCGTCAAGATGCGGTTGCGGCGCATTCCGGCGGGCGACGTCACGCCAGGGCGGACGATGCAAGGCGAGATTCTGCTTGAAGCCGACCTCAAGAGCCAGATCGACAATATGGAAGGCCTCGCGGTAACGCGCCTCAAAACCGGCGAGGTGCTGGTCACGATGATCTCAGACGACAACTTCAGTCATCTGATTCAGCGCACGCTGCTGTTGCAGTTCACGGTGAATGAAGCCGGGCACGCAAAAGCCCGGCCATAG
- the cobT gene encoding cobaltochelatase subunit CobT, with translation MSPTTKRREAPSEPLKRVLGPTVRAIAGDSEVEIEFGPGHQGDVSGKSVYLPEPPRVPNAKDIALARGWADSLALRIGCHDAKIHRRVCPPPGPARAVFEAAERARVEGLGAKRMPGMAANLTARLEEQYSHGRFSTVRDREQAPLEDALALLIRERITGLEPPKSTKALVDLWRPEIESRCGKLLKRIEDLSENQELFGRQIRDLLKVLEMVDQNDQAAPNQEEEETEDGASEDGPEGSEQSEEEGSDGQDQESEDQTSDGDVSEADDVDSMGDTDQQDMDDGELSEEEVPAPWRPNTTVLDNPEAFGYKVFTRAYDEEIGAAELSSPEELERLRAFLDKELKTLSAAVAKLANKLQRRLLAQQNRGWDFDLEEGTLDAARLTRVIVDPTGALTYKKERDTDFRNTVVTLLLDNSGSMRGRPIMVAACCADILARTLERCGVKVEILGFTTKAWKGGQAREEWLEEGKPPSPGRLNDLRHIIYKRADAPWRRSKNALALMMREGLLKENIDGEALAWAHSRLVVRPEQRRILMMISDGAPVDDSTLSVNTGNYLEQHLRQVIHEIENYSPVELIAIGIGHDVTRYYRRAVTITDASELAGAMTEKLVELFEETGGPELRPGSRTRRRSSLH, from the coding sequence GTGAGCCCTACGACGAAACGCCGGGAAGCCCCTTCCGAGCCGCTGAAGCGCGTGCTCGGTCCAACCGTGCGCGCGATCGCCGGGGACAGTGAAGTCGAGATCGAATTCGGTCCTGGCCATCAAGGTGATGTCAGCGGCAAGTCGGTCTATCTTCCAGAGCCGCCGCGTGTGCCGAACGCCAAGGATATCGCTCTGGCTCGCGGCTGGGCCGACAGCCTGGCGCTTCGCATCGGCTGTCACGACGCTAAGATTCATCGCCGTGTTTGCCCGCCGCCTGGACCGGCGCGCGCTGTCTTCGAAGCGGCCGAACGTGCGCGCGTCGAAGGGCTTGGCGCCAAACGCATGCCCGGTATGGCGGCCAATCTGACCGCTCGCCTGGAAGAACAATACAGCCACGGTCGCTTCAGCACGGTGCGCGACCGCGAGCAGGCGCCGCTTGAAGATGCCCTCGCGCTTCTAATTCGCGAGCGCATCACCGGATTGGAGCCGCCGAAGTCGACGAAGGCGCTCGTCGATCTCTGGCGTCCGGAAATTGAATCGCGCTGCGGCAAGCTGCTGAAGCGCATCGAAGACCTTTCCGAAAATCAGGAACTGTTTGGCCGCCAGATCCGTGACCTCCTGAAGGTCTTGGAAATGGTCGATCAGAACGATCAGGCCGCGCCCAATCAGGAAGAAGAAGAGACCGAAGACGGCGCATCTGAGGATGGCCCGGAGGGCAGCGAGCAGTCCGAGGAGGAAGGTTCCGACGGCCAGGACCAGGAGAGCGAAGACCAGACGTCCGACGGAGATGTCTCTGAGGCCGACGATGTCGACTCGATGGGCGACACCGATCAGCAGGACATGGACGACGGCGAACTCAGCGAAGAAGAGGTGCCTGCGCCGTGGCGGCCAAACACGACGGTTTTGGATAACCCCGAGGCGTTCGGCTACAAAGTCTTCACGCGCGCATACGACGAAGAGATCGGCGCTGCTGAGCTGTCTTCGCCGGAAGAACTCGAACGCCTGCGCGCCTTCCTGGACAAAGAGCTCAAAACGCTTTCGGCTGCCGTTGCAAAGCTCGCCAACAAACTGCAACGCCGCTTGCTGGCGCAACAAAATCGCGGCTGGGATTTCGATCTGGAAGAAGGCACGCTCGATGCCGCGCGTCTAACGCGCGTGATCGTCGATCCCACCGGCGCGCTCACCTACAAGAAAGAGCGCGACACGGATTTTCGTAATACGGTGGTGACGCTGCTGCTCGACAATTCCGGTTCGATGCGCGGCCGCCCGATCATGGTCGCCGCGTGCTGCGCCGACATTCTCGCGCGGACGCTCGAACGGTGCGGTGTGAAGGTTGAGATTCTTGGCTTCACGACCAAGGCCTGGAAGGGCGGTCAGGCGCGCGAAGAGTGGCTGGAAGAAGGAAAGCCGCCTTCTCCCGGTCGCCTGAACGATCTTCGCCACATCATCTATAAGCGCGCCGACGCACCTTGGCGCCGCTCGAAAAATGCACTCGCGCTGATGATGCGTGAAGGCCTGCTGAAAGAAAACATCGACGGAGAGGCGCTGGCTTGGGCGCACTCGCGTTTGGTTGTGCGGCCGGAACAGCGTCGCATCTTGATGATGATTTCGGACGGCGCGCCCGTCGATGACTCGACGCTTTCGGTCAACACCGGCAACTATCTCGAGCAGCACCTTCGGCAGGTGATTCACGAGATTGAAAATTATTCGCCCGTCGAACTGATCGCGATCGGCATCGGCCACGACGTGACGCGTTATTACCGTCGCGCAGTCACGATTACGGATGCGTCCGAACTCGCTGGGGCAATGACGGAAAAGCTCGTTGAACTGTTTGAAGAAACCGGCGGTCCCGAACTCCGCCCTGGCTCGCGGACGCGTCGCCGCTCTTCGCTTCACTGA
- the cobS gene encoding cobaltochelatase subunit CobS has translation MRTTPSASGASAALPDMKLSVRQVFGIDSDLEVPAYSKADEHVPDLDPDYLFNRDVTLAILAGFKHNRRVMIQGYHGTGKSTHIEQVAARLNWPCVRVNLDSHVSRIDLVGKDAIVLKDGHQVTEFKEGILPWALQSNTALVFDEYDAGRPDVMFVIQRVLEVSGKLTLLDQSKVIRPHKAFRLFATTNTIGLGDTSGLYHGTQQINQGQMDRWSIVATLNYLPHDDEAKIVLSKVKSFAKTDAKRKDVSHMVRVADLTRSAFINGDLSTVMSPRTVMTWAENAEIFNDIGFAFRVTFLNKCDDLEKPLVAEFYQRCFGEELSESTANVALS, from the coding sequence ATGCGCACGACACCAAGCGCCTCTGGCGCGTCAGCTGCCCTGCCGGACATGAAGTTGTCCGTGCGGCAAGTCTTCGGAATCGATAGTGATCTCGAAGTCCCTGCCTATTCCAAGGCGGACGAGCACGTTCCTGATCTCGATCCCGACTATCTTTTTAATCGCGACGTGACGCTCGCGATCCTCGCCGGCTTCAAGCACAACCGCCGCGTGATGATTCAAGGCTATCACGGGACCGGCAAGTCGACTCACATTGAGCAGGTCGCGGCGCGGCTAAACTGGCCGTGCGTTCGCGTGAATCTCGATAGCCACGTCAGCCGCATCGATCTCGTCGGCAAAGACGCAATCGTCCTGAAGGACGGTCATCAGGTCACGGAGTTCAAGGAAGGCATCCTTCCCTGGGCGCTCCAAAGCAACACCGCGCTCGTCTTCGACGAGTACGACGCCGGTCGCCCCGACGTGATGTTCGTCATCCAGCGCGTGCTCGAAGTTTCCGGCAAATTGACGCTGCTCGACCAATCGAAGGTGATCAGGCCGCATAAGGCGTTCCGCCTGTTCGCGACGACGAACACGATTGGCCTCGGCGATACTTCCGGGCTCTATCACGGCACGCAGCAGATCAACCAGGGCCAGATGGACCGCTGGTCGATCGTAGCAACGCTCAACTATCTGCCGCATGACGACGAAGCCAAGATCGTGCTGTCGAAAGTGAAATCCTTCGCCAAGACCGATGCCAAGCGGAAAGACGTCTCGCACATGGTGCGAGTCGCGGATCTGACGCGCTCGGCGTTCATCAACGGAGATCTCTCGACGGTGATGAGCCCGCGTACCGTCATGACGTGGGCCGAGAACGCGGAAATCTTCAACGATATCGGCTTCGCCTTCCGCGTAACGTTCTTGAACAAGTGCGATGATCTCGAGAAACCTCTTGTCGCCGAATTCTATCAGCGCTGTTTCGGAGAAGAGTTGTCCGAAAGCACTGCAAACGTCGCTCTGAGCTGA
- a CDS encoding J domain-containing protein, with product MKLDSKYFDSIRVSSKRSQGAKKETRASGCQWKGCDKPGSHKAPKGRGREGEYFQFCVDHVRQYNHEYNYFDGMSDAEVNRFRKDALTGHRPTWQTGANAWAHGTRDNVRTEEAAARVAASSAKMTRRARSSRTEMPTFRRQLKPLERKSLQVLDLGENAKPEEIKARFKELVKIHHPDANGGDSRSEEKLREILQAYNYLKQAGLAQ from the coding sequence ATGAAACTTGATTCAAAATACTTCGACAGCATCCGCGTGTCGTCCAAGCGTTCGCAAGGCGCCAAGAAGGAAACGCGTGCGTCCGGCTGCCAGTGGAAGGGCTGTGACAAGCCCGGGTCCCACAAGGCCCCGAAAGGCCGTGGCCGCGAAGGCGAGTACTTCCAGTTTTGCGTGGATCACGTCCGCCAATACAATCACGAGTATAATTATTTCGACGGTATGAGCGACGCTGAGGTCAACCGCTTCCGCAAGGATGCGCTGACCGGCCACCGCCCGACGTGGCAAACTGGCGCGAACGCTTGGGCTCACGGCACGCGAGACAATGTCCGCACCGAGGAAGCCGCTGCCCGCGTTGCGGCCAGCTCGGCGAAAATGACGCGCCGTGCCCGTTCTTCGCGCACTGAGATGCCGACATTCCGCCGCCAGCTTAAGCCGCTGGAGCGGAAGTCCCTACAGGTGCTTGATCTTGGCGAAAACGCGAAGCCCGAAGAGATCAAGGCGCGCTTCAAGGAACTGGTGAAAATTCATCATCCGGACGCGAACGGCGGCGATAGCCGGTCCGAGGAAAAGTTGCGCGAAATCCTCCAAGCCTATAATTACTTGAAGCAAGCAGGCTTGGCGCAATAG
- a CDS encoding BolA family protein produces the protein MTVTARLREKLIVDLRPTRLDVINESELHAGHRNSPGTGNSHFRILIISDAFTGKSRLERHRLVNETLKDELKGGIHALALTTLAPGEPVPKGAGS, from the coding sequence ATGACGGTCACCGCACGCCTCCGAGAAAAACTTATCGTCGATCTTCGGCCAACGCGGCTTGATGTCATCAATGAATCGGAACTTCACGCCGGACACCGCAATTCGCCGGGTACAGGCAACAGTCATTTCCGCATCCTGATCATTTCAGATGCGTTTACCGGAAAGAGCCGGCTCGAGCGGCATCGTCTCGTTAATGAAACTCTGAAAGACGAACTCAAGGGCGGCATCCACGCGCTTGCGCTGACGACGCTTGCTCCGGGTGAACCCGTTCCCAAGGGCGCCGGGAGCTGA
- a CDS encoding HlyC/CorC family transporter: MTIAVSIFAVILLIVLSAFFNGSETALTAASRARMHALEEDGKAAAGVVNRVLSRPEKMIGTVLLGNTLVDVLAAALASNLAVQLYGEVGVAYATVAVTILIVIFAAVLPKTYALAYADRVALLVAPPMRGLIYILSPITKAIEIIVRNILKLTPSKDDDAANILAAHEEIRGTIDLQAREGTVAKGDAEMLGGVLDLGDLQVADIMVHRTKMETVNADDPPAKILDQLMKSQYTRVPLWKEESENIVGVLHTKDLLLALSSAGWKPDGLDIMKSASQPWFVPDTTSLRDQLNQFLKNKAQMALVVDEYGEVQGLITLEDILEEIVGQITDEHDTPDSHIRMQSDGTVNVDGGVAIRDLNRHLGWDLPDEEATTIAGLVIHEAQTIPEPGQMFTFHRYRFEILRKSRNKITAIRIKSLPKSETEAALESKG, from the coding sequence ATGACAATCGCCGTTAGCATTTTTGCGGTTATCCTGCTCATCGTTCTGTCTGCCTTCTTCAATGGCAGTGAAACCGCGCTGACGGCCGCCTCGCGCGCACGAATGCACGCGCTTGAAGAAGACGGAAAGGCCGCGGCCGGTGTCGTGAACCGGGTGCTATCGCGACCCGAAAAAATGATCGGCACCGTGCTGCTCGGAAACACGCTCGTCGATGTGCTGGCGGCAGCGCTGGCGTCGAACTTGGCCGTGCAACTCTATGGCGAGGTCGGTGTTGCCTACGCGACGGTCGCGGTCACGATCCTGATCGTCATCTTCGCAGCAGTTTTGCCGAAGACATACGCGCTCGCCTACGCGGATCGTGTCGCGTTGCTGGTGGCGCCGCCGATGCGCGGTCTCATCTACATTTTGTCGCCGATCACCAAGGCGATCGAAATTATCGTTCGCAACATCCTCAAGCTGACGCCGAGCAAGGACGACGACGCCGCGAATATCCTTGCGGCGCACGAGGAAATTCGCGGCACGATCGATCTTCAGGCGCGCGAGGGCACGGTCGCGAAGGGCGATGCCGAGATGCTCGGCGGCGTGCTCGACCTCGGCGACCTCCAGGTCGCGGACATCATGGTCCATCGCACCAAGATGGAAACGGTCAACGCGGACGATCCGCCAGCCAAGATTCTCGACCAGTTGATGAAGTCGCAATACACGCGCGTTCCGCTCTGGAAGGAAGAGTCGGAAAACATCGTCGGCGTGCTCCACACCAAGGATCTTCTGCTCGCGCTCTCCAGCGCCGGTTGGAAGCCCGACGGCCTCGACATCATGAAATCCGCGAGCCAGCCGTGGTTCGTTCCGGACACGACAAGCCTTCGCGATCAGCTCAATCAGTTTCTGAAGAACAAAGCGCAGATGGCGCTCGTCGTCGACGAATACGGCGAGGTGCAGGGTCTCATCACTCTGGAAGACATTCTCGAGGAGATCGTCGGCCAGATCACCGACGAGCACGACACGCCCGATAGCCACATCCGCATGCAGTCAGACGGCACCGTCAACGTCGATGGCGGTGTGGCGATCCGTGACCTCAATCGCCATCTCGGATGGGATCTTCCCGACGAAGAGGCCACGACAATTGCCGGTCTGGTGATTCACGAAGCCCAGACGATTCCAGAACCCGGCCAGATGTTCACGTTCCACCGCTATCGCTTCGAGATTCTACGCAAGAGCCGGAACAAAATCACGGCAATCCGCATCAAGTCATTGCCCAAGTCCGAGACTGAGGCAGCGTTGGAATCGAAAGGCTGA
- the aroB gene encoding 3-dehydroquinate synthase: MTEAEAIDVVKKRLGRRSIVLVGLMGCGKSSVGKRLAVKLGLPFIDADDEIERAAAKTINEIFSDHGEAHFRDGERRVIARLLANGPQVLATGGGAYMHSETRQSIRENGISIWLRAELPVLMRRVSKRDTRPLLREGNPEATMRRLMETRYPVYAEADMTVESRDEPHDLAVAEILSLLAVPAPVTQSASPSRAVHVDLANRSYDVLIAAGLLRDAGALIKSRLGPVKCGVVTDENVARHHLATLEESLKAEGLHAGSVIMKPGEGTKNFRDLASLSERLLEMGLERGDVVLPFGGGVIGDLAGFAAGILRRGVRFVQIPTSLLAQVDSSVGGKTGINTPQGKNLIGVFHQPNLVIADTAVLTTLPPREMRAGYAEVAKYGLLGDAKFFAWLEANWQGVFGNNGPALTKAIETSVAAKAAIVARDETETGDRALLNLGHTFGHALEAWTGYSDRLLHGEGVSIGMSLAFRFSEDLGLCPAGQAARVESHLRAVGLPTRISDIPQSGANADELMRLMGQDKKVRAGKLVFILVRGIGQAFVSSDVKPEAVHTFLEREVAR; the protein is encoded by the coding sequence ATGACGGAAGCCGAGGCCATTGACGTCGTCAAGAAACGGCTTGGCCGCCGTTCGATCGTGCTCGTCGGCCTGATGGGCTGCGGCAAGTCTTCGGTCGGCAAACGTCTCGCAGTGAAGCTCGGACTGCCATTTATAGACGCCGACGATGAAATCGAGCGCGCCGCCGCGAAGACGATCAATGAAATCTTCTCTGATCACGGCGAAGCGCATTTCCGCGATGGTGAGCGTCGTGTCATCGCCCGCCTGCTAGCCAACGGCCCCCAAGTGCTTGCCACCGGCGGTGGGGCTTATATGCACTCCGAGACGCGCCAGAGCATCCGTGAGAACGGAATTTCCATCTGGCTCCGTGCCGAACTCCCCGTGCTTATGCGCCGCGTCAGCAAACGCGACACGCGTCCGCTCTTGCGCGAGGGCAATCCTGAAGCCACGATGCGTCGCCTGATGGAGACGCGCTACCCTGTCTATGCCGAGGCTGATATGACCGTTGAAAGTCGCGACGAGCCGCACGATCTGGCCGTCGCGGAGATTTTGTCCCTGCTCGCCGTTCCTGCGCCGGTCACGCAAAGCGCAAGCCCATCTCGCGCGGTGCATGTCGATCTCGCAAATCGCTCATATGACGTTTTGATTGCAGCCGGATTGTTGCGCGACGCGGGGGCGCTCATCAAATCGCGGCTCGGCCCGGTGAAGTGCGGCGTCGTGACAGACGAGAACGTGGCCCGCCATCACCTCGCGACGCTGGAAGAAAGCCTGAAGGCGGAAGGCCTGCACGCGGGTTCCGTCATCATGAAGCCGGGCGAAGGAACAAAGAATTTCCGCGACCTCGCGAGCCTTTCTGAACGGTTGCTGGAGATGGGGCTCGAGCGCGGCGACGTCGTATTGCCGTTCGGCGGCGGCGTCATCGGCGATCTCGCGGGCTTTGCGGCAGGAATTCTGCGGCGTGGAGTTCGCTTTGTCCAAATCCCGACGTCGCTGCTGGCTCAAGTCGACAGTTCGGTCGGCGGCAAGACCGGCATCAACACGCCGCAAGGAAAAAATCTGATCGGCGTCTTCCATCAGCCGAATCTCGTTATCGCCGACACGGCCGTGTTGACGACATTGCCGCCGCGCGAAATGCGCGCTGGATACGCTGAGGTTGCCAAGTATGGCCTGCTTGGTGACGCAAAATTCTTCGCGTGGCTTGAAGCGAATTGGCAAGGCGTCTTCGGGAACAATGGCCCGGCTCTAACCAAGGCCATTGAAACGAGCGTTGCGGCCAAGGCAGCCATTGTCGCGCGCGATGAAACCGAAACCGGCGATCGGGCTTTGCTCAACCTCGGCCACACGTTCGGGCACGCGCTCGAAGCATGGACAGGTTACTCCGATCGGTTGCTGCACGGCGAAGGCGTTTCGATCGGCATGAGCCTCGCGTTCCGGTTTTCCGAAGACCTTGGGCTCTGCCCGGCCGGACAAGCCGCGCGCGTCGAATCTCATCTCAGGGCCGTCGGCCTGCCGACGCGGATAAGCGACATTCCCCAGTCCGGCGCCAACGCAGATGAACTCATGCGTCTGATGGGCCAGGATAAGAAAGTGCGCGCCGGAAAACTGGTTTTCATTCTCGTGCGCGGGATTGGACAGGCATTCGTGTCGAGTGACGTCAAGCCCGAAGCAGTGCACACATTCCTCGAACGCGAAGTTGCACGTTGA
- a CDS encoding site-specific tyrosine recombinase XerD translates to MAEGEHRRGDHLAEFLDMLAAERGASENTIEAYTRDVDGLIAFLSERGLSATAASPSDIQAYLSLLAADGQAPSSRARRLSSIRQYYAFLHAEGVVAIDPASGLQGPKKQRALPKVLSIAEVDRLLDASARRCEGLSGNELFRALRFRCLLELLYATGMRVSELVGLPRSVLRGDTRVFAIKGKGGRERLVPLNPTARAALDQFIAVSGRFDNSVWLFPSRSASGHVTRQGFAQDLKDVALEAGLDPERVSPHVLRHAFASHLLDRGADLRAVQQLLGHADISTTEIYTHVLQERLKALVNAHHPLAKNRNT, encoded by the coding sequence ATGGCGGAGGGCGAGCATCGGCGCGGCGACCACCTCGCGGAATTTCTCGACATGCTCGCCGCCGAGCGTGGCGCTTCGGAAAATACCATCGAGGCCTACACGCGCGACGTCGATGGGCTTATCGCGTTTCTATCCGAGCGCGGCTTGAGCGCGACAGCAGCCTCACCGAGCGACATTCAAGCGTATCTCTCTCTGCTTGCGGCTGATGGACAAGCGCCCTCCTCACGCGCACGGCGACTTTCATCCATCCGCCAGTATTATGCGTTTTTGCACGCTGAAGGCGTCGTCGCGATCGATCCCGCATCCGGGCTACAGGGTCCGAAAAAGCAACGCGCGTTGCCGAAAGTGCTCAGCATCGCGGAAGTCGATCGATTGCTGGACGCATCCGCACGCCGATGCGAAGGGCTTTCGGGCAACGAGCTTTTCCGCGCGTTGCGCTTTCGATGCTTGCTTGAGCTGCTTTACGCAACTGGGATGCGGGTTTCGGAACTTGTGGGTCTGCCCCGCTCGGTGCTTCGCGGCGACACGCGCGTGTTCGCAATCAAAGGCAAGGGCGGGCGCGAGCGGCTGGTTCCGCTCAATCCCACGGCACGCGCGGCCCTGGACCAATTCATTGCCGTTTCGGGCCGCTTCGATAATTCGGTTTGGCTGTTTCCATCGCGATCGGCGTCCGGCCACGTTACGCGCCAGGGCTTCGCGCAAGATCTTAAAGACGTCGCTTTGGAAGCGGGACTCGACCCTGAGCGCGTTTCACCGCATGTTCTCCGCCATGCCTTCGCGAGCCACTTGCTGGATCGTGGTGCGGATCTGAGAGCGGTGCAGCAATTGCTCGGACATGCTGACATTTCGACGACCGAGATTTATACGCATGTGCTGCAGGAGCGGCTAAAAGCGCTTGTCAACGCGCATCATCCGCTTGCAAAAAACAGAAATACATAA
- a CDS encoding pyridoxamine 5'-phosphate oxidase family protein: protein MSEFYGDIHRALQMAFDTRSMADRLEGMIVKPELDDIAKGFVESRDMFFLSTIDHRGRPTVSYKGGAPGFVRVPDASTLLFPSYDGNGMYLSMGNISGNPEIGILFIDFERPFRLRVQGRAELIVSGPEVSLFQEAEMVVKVSIREAWMNCPRYVHPHKKLETSRYAPGVEETTPFCEWKRIDSMQDVVRPSERKTVEEIGTTTIEDWMGKVLTGDKGV, encoded by the coding sequence ATGAGCGAATTTTACGGAGATATTCATCGCGCTTTGCAGATGGCTTTTGATACCCGCTCGATGGCTGACCGCCTCGAAGGCATGATCGTCAAACCGGAACTCGACGACATCGCGAAAGGCTTCGTCGAAAGCCGCGATATGTTTTTCCTGTCGACGATTGATCATCGCGGCCGCCCGACGGTTTCCTACAAGGGTGGCGCGCCGGGTTTTGTTCGCGTTCCCGATGCCTCGACGCTGCTGTTTCCCAGTTATGACGGAAACGGCATGTACCTCTCGATGGGAAACATTTCAGGGAACCCGGAGATCGGGATTCTCTTTATCGATTTTGAGCGCCCGTTCCGCCTCCGCGTTCAGGGACGCGCGGAACTTATTGTCAGCGGGCCGGAAGTCTCGCTCTTCCAAGAAGCCGAGATGGTGGTGAAGGTCTCGATCCGTGAAGCATGGATGAACTGCCCCCGCTACGTGCATCCTCACAAAAAGCTCGAAACGTCTCGCTATGCTCCCGGTGTCGAAGAGACGACGCCATTCTGCGAGTGGAAGCGGATTGACTCGATGCAGGACGTGGTTCGGCCGTCGGAACGAAAGACGGTCGAAGAGATCGGCACGACGACGATTGAAGACTGGATGGGTAAAGTCTTGACGGGCGACAAGGGCGTCTAG